The genomic region ctgtaaaaACCGGCGTGTCCAAGAAAGGAACGGACGCCTTTGACACTTGTGGGTGGTGGTAAGGTCGAAATTACTTGAATTTTTGCGTGGTCCACTTCAATCCCCTTACTCGAGACAACGTGTCCCAACACGATGCCTTcctgaaccataaaatggctcttttcccaacttaacATCAGGtttgtttcaacacatctttttagcaCTCGTGACAATTGTTCCAAACAGGCCTCAAAAGATGTGCCAaagattgaaaaatcatccataaaaatttccaaagactccccgaccatatctgaaaagatactcatcatacacctttggaaggtggccgGGGCATTACACagtccaaacggcattcgcctaaatgcaaAGGTACCGTAAGGACAGGTAAACGTAGTCTTTTGTTGATCATCAGGATGAATAGCAATCTGATTATAACCTGAATAACCATCAAGAAAACAGTAAAATTTCTGACCTGCGAGCTTTTCCACAATCTGATCAATAAAAGGAAGTGGGAAGTGATCCTTTGAAGTTGCAGCATTCAACTTTCTATAATCTATGCAAATTctccacccggttaccggccgggtggcCACTTCCTTACCGTCTTCACCTGTAACAATCTGGATGCCCGCCTTTTTAGGCACCGTCTGTGTCGGACTCACCCACGTACTGTCCGATATGGGATAGATGATCCCTGCATCCAGCCACTTTAAAACTTCCTTCTTCACAATTTCCCGCATGTTTGGGTTCAGTCTTCGTTGAGCATCTCGAGCCGGTTTTGCTCCCTTgccgtgatgatcttgtgcataacaatggatggactaatccCCTTGAGATCAGCGATTGTCCACCCAATTGCAGCCCGGTTGGCTATCAACACTTCCATCAAAGCTTTTTCCTGTTCAAGTGACAAATTGGAAGCAATAATTACCGGTAGGGTGTTGTTGTCGCCCACAAAAGCATACTTCAAATGCTTTGGCAATGTCTTCAACTCGACTTGTGGAGGTGACTCAAGTGATGGCTTCAATTGAGTGTCAATATGATCCGGTAAATTCTCGACTTGATGCGTCCAAGTCGGCTTCAATTCCTTAGCAGCCATCACCTCCAACTCTTCTTCCGCATATTCCAATTCCACCTCTATTTCCGCCAAATCCCTGTCACAAACAAAACACGTCTCTATAGTGCATTCCCCACTTTCGTGAGGATAACACCCGTCAATAATGTCCGCCATGAAACATTCATCATTGACTAGAGAATCAGATGCACGGGCAAAAGCATTTAATCGGACCTTACGATTTCCAAACGTGATGTCAACCGTACCATTTCTACAATCGATTAGTGCATTAGCGGTTGCTAAAAATGGTCTACCAAGTATGACATTAGGTTGTTTAGTATTTTCAATTTGCACGTAGTCTAAAACCaaaaagtcaaccgggtaataaaactcgtCAACTTTGACAATGACATCACGTAAGATCCCCCGGGGTAGTTTTAACGTCAAGTCGgccaacaccacggtggtgtcgGCTTGCTTCAATGGTCCAAAGTCGTATTGATCGTATAAACTTCCCGGTAAGATGCTAACACTTGCTCCCAAATCCAGCAAGGCTCGACTCATCTTAAATTCACCCACTTGAATGGGGATTAGAGGAGcactgatgtattgcaaaatacatacttttatcgtgtatagtttgtacgttttatcgttattttttagcttagtttagtttagaATTACGTGCTATTGATCTACATTGCGTTTTCCAGGTCTTGATACATAAAATGCTGAAATTGGAGCAAAACCGAGCTAAAGTGTCAAATGTCAAGTTCCGGAATCAACGTATAAAAGTGTTAGAATAATTTTGAAGTTTTTGGAAGTTGGAGCTGAGCTTAGAGggaaacattctgtgaaaaaagCTCAGTCGCGTAGCGCTAAGGTGAAAACATGctcagtcgcgctacgcgactgagGTAGCTTTGACTTTGCTGACTTTTGGGGATCTCGCGTAGCGCTAGCAAGAAGGGGAGaccagtcgcgctacgcgactggtATGAATGACGCGCCTGATTTGTGGATCGATTAGGGTTTGCTATAAAACCAAGAATTATAATCAAAAACCCTAACTGACGAATTATTAAAGTTTTGGAGCTTTCGGAGAGCAACTGGGGAGCTATTTCGGAGCTTTTGAAGGCAAGGAATCATCGGTACGGGTTGAGAGTGAAGAATCGAAGATCAATCGGGTTTTCCAGTCCCTTGTTAGTCGATTACCTGTTTGATACTTGTTATGATGAATTCTTTATTCAATTACTTTGATTTGATTTCACAATTTAAGATGCTTGGCTAAACTGTTATAACTACCTAGACGAGATGAATGTTTGATATAAGTTTGGATTTTTAATGGTTTATTATTGTTCGCttatggattgatttctgaaagtaaattgttctagattttctgatttggtgcttATGCATACTTGACAATTGTTTTATAACTGCTTGTTACTTCATATgatccttggtgacggtctttatcacgtaatagggttgtattagggttcttgattgaggtgagtgtctatatcacgttatagatcattaatcctttagggtgaaaacgcgtaagtaaccttagaagtaatatttggtaatttaataaaatcaagtgttctgcttaacttgtcgctgagaggctcgagttagttattaggtcgcagTGTAATATATATCTAAGATaggttttgagagaagtcgatcttatttccctaattgcatttgtgtctagtaaaccaagttagaacctagaattgccttagattatcgcgctgagaggtagacaGTCATATTAGGGAACTTTTGgaatcgttagaggactgagaggaagtctaacagtcggtaatcacaACAGCCTTGTAGgatttcctaggtttcttcctgagaagggtcgggaagtcttagcattgaaataccttaaggtttagtatcttacgatcccggctccatacaacttTAATACCATTAGAAGTCCATTCCTAGTCAAACTGGATTTGAGTCTAGGTAGTCTTTAATCTCATCTGAATACAAACTTCGttcttcgttcgtgtcttagttctaatttcattattttagtagttaatataGATTTCCATAGTTTtcagtaacccccccccccaaaaaacaattaaacaagtTAGTCGCGTCCGTCATTGTCTTATCAGAGTCTAGTTTACGTAATACATAGAGTCTTgcggttcgatactcggacttgcttaggttatactacattgaccggtacacttgccggttgtgtggtttaggtctaGAGAgtctgttttataaatttaaagctttgtagtgtctagcttagagagtctaacttagttaattttttatagtctgtttagcacacatcaagttttggcgccgttgccggggactcttggcaatcgcGTTCATTAGCTTTGATAGATTTCAGTGACAAATACGTGCTACgtgttttaatttgttttgtattttttattttcatcttgaGTCGTAGTAACTTCTGTCTGCTTTTCTTGTGTTCAGGTTTTTGCttgtagtggatgccacatcTGCGCTCGCACGGGCCACCACCACCAGTCAAGCAGTCATCATCTCAATTGGGCCAAGGCCCTCAGGttgcttcttcatcttcttctcgTTTCCCCAATTTCGACCCCACCCCACCGCCTACACCACCACCTTCACCAAACCGCTCCCCTAAGGTTACACCACCCGATAGCCCTACTTCTAGTACCTCTAGTAATCCAGAAAACTTAGAACCAATGGCCAACCCTAGGCAAACCGTCCATCAGCAAGCCACCCAAAATTTCACCGGCCTCGCCTCACCCATCACCGTTCCACCCATAGTTAATGAAAATTCATGGCAAATTCCATCTTATGCCATGCAGGCCATCACCAATAGTATCCAATTCCATGGCCGAGATGATGAGGACGCCCCAGCCCACATTAACCGTTTCTCTAGGATGCTAGCTACCTTTAGCCTTAGCGGTGCACCCAACGATGCCACTTACCTACAGCTTTTCCCATTCTTTTTAGCCGGCCGTGCGGCTACTTGGTTGGATTCTCAACCAACCGGTACCTTTACCACTTGGGCGGGGCTTCGTCAAGCCTTTTTGAACAAGTATTTCCCGCCCGCCAAAGCCGCACGTCTTAGGGACCAAATCCACTCTTTCCGCATGGGGCCCGACGAGCCTTACTACCTTGCTTGGGAGCGTTTCCAAAACCTTTGTGCTCGTTGCTCCCAGCATGGTCTCTCTGATTGGGCTTTATGTGAGAAATTCTATAATGGTCTTACCCAAGAGACTAGAGATAGGTTCGATACCAACGCGGGGGGGCATATGATGGGTATTCTTACAGTTGAAGAGTGTCTAGAGCGTTTTGAGGCATTTGCTCAGTCTCAATCCCAATCACGATCCGATCAGAGGCACCAAAGTGGTAATTCAAATACCACTACTAGTGCACCCTCCCAAGGGGTGAACCATGTCACCATGGACCCTAGTTTAGCCTCTGTTTTGGAAAACATCACTCGAGAGCTTAAGGAGATTAGAGCTAAGGTTGATAAGTGTGAGTACTGTCGAGGTGGTCACGACACGAGTGCATGTCCTTTACTAGTTGGTGAGGAGCAATGTGATTATTTAGGAGGAGGGTTTGGTAGAGGTCAGTCTAGCGGGTTGGGTAACAATAATCTTGGCTCGGGTTGGcgaagtaataataataataattttaataataataacaattttcGCTCAAATGGACCTCCTGGttttcaaatagctcaaaatccaaATAGAGGTCTAGGTTCGCTTTTCAGTGGGGGTTTAAATGGGCAAGTTAAGGATGGGGGGTCAAATAACCAGGTTCAAACAGGTCAAGGTTCAAGTTTTGATTTAGGGGGTAGCATGGAAAGAATGGAGTCCATGATGAGTCAACTGATTGTTAGGGATCAAAATACCCAAAAGAAACTTAGTGAACATGATCTTATGCTTAAGAATCACCAAGCTGCGGTCCAAGACCTTTCTAGGGTTGTAAGTGATATGTCTAGGAAGTTAGATGAAAGATTACCAGGTCAGTTTGCAGCTAACACCCAACCTAACCCGAACGCTCATGTAAAAGCCATTACCACTCGTAGTGGCAGAACCGTAGGGAACCCGAGCGTAGAAGAGAGAGAGGTCGATGAGGATGGAGACATTATAGATGAAGTGATAGAGATGGAGGCTCCCGGCAAAGTGCAAAAGAGGCTaagcccagcaagtaccgcacagccCGGTGAATCTCAAAGTGAGAAGAAAGTCGAGAAAAAGCCCATAGACGTTAGACCTTCACCCTATGTGAATCACGCATATGTTCCGTTTCCCTTGCGCCTTAAGAATCAAAAATACTCGAGGGAATACGGGCAGTTCTTAGATATCTTCAAGCAATTGAAGATTAATCTTCCGTTTATAGAGGCACTCCAGTCCATGCCAAAATATGCAAAATTCTTGAAGGACCTTCTTAAGAATAAAGAGAATTTAGGTGAGTTGTCTAATGTCCCATTGCATGGAGGGTGTTCGGCCATCGTTTCAAATAAGTTGCCCGAAAAGCTTACCGATCCCGGTGTGTTCACTATTCCTTGTCTATTCGGTAGTCACACGAACACTAGAGCCTTAGCCGACCTAGGTGCTAGCATTAATTTGATGCCCTTTTCTCTCTATGAGAAGCTAGACTTAGGCGAGCTTTCACCTACTCGAATGACACTGTCCTTAGCTGATAGGTCCGTGAAACACCCGAGGGGAATAGTGGAGAATTTGCTTGTTAAGGTGGACAAGTTTGTTTTTCCGGCCGATTTCGTTATTCTAGACATGGAAGCCGATGAAAACATACCGTTAATTTTAGGTCGCCCATTCTTAAACACCGCTAAAGCTCTAATAGATGTCTCTTTAGGCACCATCACACTTAGAGCGGGCGAGGAATCAGTAGTTTTTGAGGTTATGAGTTCGAAAGGGCATACTGACAGAGTGCGTTCGGTTTCGTTAGTGGGGGAGTGTGAGAAAGATGAGAGAGATGAGAAGAGGGATGTTAGTGATGCGAGTTTAGAGAAAGGGACAGGATTTAAGTGTGGGGACCCACCGGATAGAAAGTTAGAGGAATTAGAGGAGAGAGTGGAGCGTTTAGAATCTAGGATTAAGACACTGAGCAAACCTCAGTGTGGGGATAGATTTCAACATGGGGAATGTGGATTCAAAACGCTAGACGCGGAATTGAGAAGTTTTGAAAGAGATGAGGGTTTTCGGGTTGATTTGGGCGATACATATAGTGGTGCTACAGCCCGCGAGAGTATGTTTGGAGGTGAGTTGCATCTCCATGATCCTCCATAAGTATGTGAGAAGTTGCAATtcgtttgtagagtttgtataatTTGTGTCTTCGTTTATTTTCCGTTTTTAGAGTAGTTAGTATcgtttttgttagtttttttttcgGGTCTTTGTTTGTGGTTTGAGTCGTTTGCAGGGGTACATCGCTAAAGATTTGCAGGGAATAATGCGAAAAGAGGTCCAGGTAAGTGTCTTAGACACTTAGCAACATTTGTGAGGGTTTTGGATGGGTGTGGAAATTtgtgaaaatttttctaaggcatGGAACTTGAAATCAGACGAAACATTCTGCCAAAACTGGCCCGTCGCGCAACGTCTagccccctcgcgtcacgcgaggggtgaAGGTTCAAAAATT from Helianthus annuus cultivar XRQ/B chromosome 10, HanXRQr2.0-SUNRISE, whole genome shotgun sequence harbors:
- the LOC110882753 gene encoding uncharacterized protein LOC110882753, which translates into the protein MSRALLDLGASVSILPGSLYDQYDFGPLKQADTTVVLADLTLKLPRGILRDVIVKVDEFYYPVDFLVLDYVQIENTKQPNVILGRPFLATANALIDCRNGTVDITFGNRKVRLNAFARASDSLVNDECFMADIIDGCYPHESGECTIETCFVCDRDLAEIEVELEYAEEELEVMAAKELKPTWTHQVENLPDHIDTQLKPSLESPPQVELKTLPKHLKYAFVGDNNTLPVIIASNLSLEQEKALMEVLIANRAAIGWTIADLKGISPSIVMHKIITAREQNRLEMLNED